From the genome of Longimicrobiaceae bacterium, one region includes:
- the ndhC gene encoding NADH-quinone oxidoreductase subunit A encodes MLRTYTPILIMLALSVAQAVGMVVLSKVLSPGGYTRIKASPYESGMDPLGSTRERFSVKFYVVAILFIVFDVETVFLLPWAVKMRDLGWEGFVPAAIFIFILTVGLIYEWKKGALEWD; translated from the coding sequence ATGCTTCGCACGTATACGCCCATCCTGATCATGCTAGCCCTTTCGGTCGCCCAGGCGGTCGGGATGGTGGTGCTCTCGAAGGTGCTGAGCCCGGGCGGGTACACCAGGATCAAGGCCTCCCCCTACGAGTCGGGGATGGACCCGCTCGGGAGCACCCGGGAGCGGTTCTCGGTGAAGTTCTACGTGGTGGCGATCCTGTTCATCGTCTTCGACGTGGAGACCGTTTTCCTGCTCCCCTGGGCGGTGAAGATGCGCGACCTCGGCTGGGAGGGCTTCGTCCCCGCCGCGATCTTCATCTTCATCCTCACGGTGGGGCTGATCTACGAGTGGAAGAAGGGAGCCCTCGAATGGGACTGA
- the nuoB gene encoding NADH-quinone oxidoreductase subunit NuoB has protein sequence MGLNDDENGGLPVQSGSDAPEGGIFSGAPSFLTTRVDAVVNWARQNSLWPMPFGTACCAIEMMATAATRYDLARFGMERMSFSPRQADLLICAGRVSYKMAPVLRRIWEQMPEPKWSISMGACASTGGVFDVYSMVQGIDTIIPVDVYVPGCPPRPEGLMYGILLVQEKIRNSSPSSHREWNTVDVLPEARTVLPDEVVENITAPFGNSTRQNRPSGLVSTGAVVRPSDRRP, from the coding sequence ATGGGACTGAACGACGACGAAAACGGCGGCCTCCCCGTCCAGAGCGGATCCGACGCCCCCGAGGGCGGGATCTTCTCCGGGGCGCCGAGCTTTCTCACCACCCGCGTGGACGCGGTGGTCAACTGGGCCCGCCAGAACTCCCTCTGGCCCATGCCCTTCGGGACGGCCTGCTGCGCCATCGAGATGATGGCCACCGCGGCCACCCGCTACGACCTGGCCCGCTTCGGGATGGAGCGCATGAGCTTCTCCCCGCGGCAGGCGGACCTGCTGATCTGCGCCGGGCGCGTCTCCTACAAGATGGCGCCGGTGCTGCGCCGTATCTGGGAGCAGATGCCGGAGCCCAAGTGGAGCATCTCCATGGGCGCCTGCGCCTCCACGGGCGGCGTGTTCGACGTGTACAGCATGGTGCAGGGGATCGACACCATCATCCCGGTGGACGTCTACGTCCCCGGCTGTCCGCCGCGGCCCGAGGGGCTGATGTACGGGATCCTCCTGGTCCAGGAGAAGATCCGCAACTCCTCGCCCAGCTCGCACCGCGAGTGGAACACGGTGGACGTGCTCCCGGAGGCGCGCACCGTGCTCCCGGACGAGGTGGTGGAGAACATCACTGCGCCCTTCGGCAACTCCACGCGGCAGAACCGCCCGAGCGGCCTGGTCTCGACCGGGGCGGTGGTCCGTCCCTCGGACCGCCGTCCGTAA
- the dcd gene encoding dCTP deaminase produces MSIKPDHWIRRMAREQGMIEPFEDAQVRRGTISYGVSSYGYDMRVAHEFKIFTNVNNAIVDPKAFDDRSFVHFEGDVCIVPPNSFALARSVEYFRIPRDVLTLCVGKSTYARCGIITNVTPFEPEWEGFVTLEISNTTPLPAKVYANEGIAQVIFFEATPEDVCEVSYGDRKGKYQGQVGVTPPRL; encoded by the coding sequence ATGAGCATCAAGCCCGACCACTGGATCCGGCGGATGGCGCGGGAGCAGGGGATGATCGAGCCGTTCGAGGACGCGCAGGTCCGGCGCGGCACCATCTCGTACGGGGTCTCGTCGTACGGCTACGACATGCGGGTGGCCCACGAGTTCAAGATCTTCACGAACGTCAACAACGCGATCGTGGACCCCAAGGCGTTCGACGACCGCTCCTTCGTGCACTTCGAGGGCGACGTCTGCATCGTCCCGCCGAACTCGTTCGCGCTGGCCCGCTCGGTGGAGTACTTCCGCATCCCCCGAGACGTGCTCACGCTCTGCGTCGGGAAGAGCACCTACGCACGGTGCGGGATCATCACCAACGTCACCCCCTTCGAGCCGGAGTGGGAGGGCTTCGTGACGCTGGAGATCTCAAACACCACGCCGCTCCCGGCCAAGGTGTACGCCAACGAGGGGATCGCCCAGGTGATCTTCTTCGAGGCCACACCCGAGGACGTGTGCGAGGTGAGCTACGGCGACAGAAAAGGCAAGTATCAGGGGCAGGTGGGGGTGACTCCGCCGCGCCTGTAG
- a CDS encoding NADH-quinone oxidoreductase subunit C has product MANDAFKKGLEGLDAGAAGAPPEEPGVPPQAGDLPPHPSVDALREQFGDAVLRHELVAGDEHIVYVPPQRAREILAWLKDAPGHQYDFLQDLTAIDWGNGRFIQVVYQLWSTRNKLNLRVKAEVPLEQLEIESVYHLWRAADWMEREVFDMFGVVFHGHPDLRRILMPYNYAEGHPLRKDFPLRGRFSRSEQTRRALALKTEDHYSPRELEIAHALNQPVPDPFSNTEGAEQQGQFGGMGGGG; this is encoded by the coding sequence ATGGCGAACGACGCATTCAAGAAGGGGCTGGAGGGGCTGGACGCCGGCGCCGCGGGGGCTCCCCCCGAGGAGCCCGGCGTCCCGCCGCAGGCGGGCGACCTTCCCCCGCACCCCAGCGTGGACGCGCTGCGCGAGCAGTTCGGCGACGCGGTGCTGCGGCACGAGCTGGTGGCGGGGGACGAGCACATCGTCTACGTCCCGCCGCAGCGCGCCCGGGAGATCCTGGCCTGGCTCAAGGACGCCCCCGGGCACCAGTACGACTTCCTGCAGGACCTCACCGCGATCGACTGGGGGAACGGCCGCTTCATCCAGGTCGTCTACCAGCTCTGGTCCACCCGGAACAAGCTGAACCTGCGGGTCAAGGCCGAGGTCCCGCTGGAGCAGCTCGAGATCGAGAGCGTCTACCACCTCTGGCGCGCCGCCGACTGGATGGAGCGCGAGGTGTTCGACATGTTCGGCGTGGTCTTCCACGGGCACCCGGACCTGCGGCGCATCCTGATGCCGTACAACTACGCCGAGGGCCACCCGCTGCGGAAGGACTTCCCGCTGCGCGGGCGCTTCTCGCGCTCCGAGCAGACCCGGAGGGCGCTGGCCCTGAAGACCGAGGACCACTACTCGCCGCGGGAGCTGGAGATCGCGCACGCCCTCAACCAGCCGGTACCGGATCCGTTCTCCAACACGGAAGGCGCCGAGCAGCAGGGCCAGTTCGGCGGCATGGGAGGAGGAGGCTGA
- a CDS encoding chemotaxis protein CheC, which yields MKQSGVNPRQIDAIREVVNIGAGHAATALSTMTNVTVMISVPRILWTDRPADAEPALPQDERLVLISVPVVAKSSDTGERATLIIGRKTAMRMVGLLLRRETDPNAEIGMLERSTLQELGNIVCASYVGVLGSFLGESVLIGTPDFREGPHAEVLGDLANGLVIETDFALHDTTFEGVFVLTHSEVSFNSLISALGLSDVP from the coding sequence ATGAAGCAGAGCGGCGTAAATCCCAGGCAGATCGACGCGATCCGCGAGGTGGTCAACATCGGCGCGGGCCACGCGGCGACGGCCCTTTCCACCATGACCAACGTCACGGTGATGATCTCGGTGCCACGGATCCTCTGGACGGACCGGCCCGCCGACGCGGAGCCCGCCCTCCCGCAGGACGAGCGGCTGGTGCTGATCTCCGTCCCCGTCGTGGCGAAGTCGTCGGACACCGGCGAGCGCGCCACCCTCATCATCGGGCGGAAGACGGCGATGCGGATGGTGGGCCTGCTGCTCCGCCGGGAAACGGACCCGAACGCGGAGATCGGCATGCTGGAGCGCTCCACGCTGCAGGAGCTGGGGAACATCGTCTGCGCCTCGTACGTGGGAGTGCTGGGGAGCTTCCTGGGGGAGAGCGTGCTGATCGGCACGCCGGACTTCCGGGAGGGACCGCACGCGGAGGTGCTCGGGGACCTGGCGAACGGGCTCGTGATCGAGACCGACTTCGCCCTCCACGACACCACCTTCGAGGGGGTGTTCGTGCTCACCCACAGCGAGGTCTCCTTCAACTCGCTCATCAGCGCGCTCGGCCTCTCCGACGTGCCCTGA